From a region of the Hypanus sabinus isolate sHypSab1 chromosome 2, sHypSab1.hap1, whole genome shotgun sequence genome:
- the LOC132383817 gene encoding acyl-coenzyme A amino acid N-acyltransferase 2-like — MLGRTALRLLQARCGAWRCPGQSGSRRRRGAATLSVTPQQSLADEPVCIRAAGLSPHQEVTLRALVHTESEQMFDSSAQYRADDRGLLDVSRSPSLGGDYLGVVPMGLLWTLSPASMEMPYQKLRPCTNLTGRPLRVDLSLHSGHTQAGMIPGQVLAKQAVDRWYSKPGVRWIRLREGRIRGSLFLPPGDGPFPGVIDLFGDEGGLTEFRACLLASRGFAALALPYFGFEDLPKTLVDFHLEYFEEAAEYLWKHPKVKGSGIGVIGSSKGADLALSMITFIPKVMASVCISGCNANTLTDLHYKDVYLSCVTHNLDEIIRLDSGVLDLSGTFNDPNENQKSIIPLEKAEGHILFVVGEDDKILNSKFFAEEAIKRLNTHGKNNYKLLSYPGTGHHIEPPCSPYCFAVIDRFLGHPVLTGGEPIQHCYAQEDSWQKIQEFLHLHL, encoded by the exons ATGTTGGGGCGGACGGCTTTGCGGCTGTTGCAGGCCCGCTGCGGAGCGTGGCGGTGCCCGGGCCAGAGCGGCAGCCGGCGGCGGCGCGGTGCAGCCACGCTCTCGGTCACGCCGCAGCAGAGCCTGGCGGACGAGCCGGTGTGCATCCGTGCGGCGGGGCTGTCGCCGCACCAGGAGGTCACGCTGCGAGCCCTGGTGCACACCGAGAGCGAGCAGATGTTCGACTCTAGCGCCCAGTACCGCGCCGACGATCGCGGCCTGCTGGACGTCAGCCGCTCCCCCTCTTTGGGCGGCGACTACCTGGGCGTGGTGCCCATGGGGCTCTTGTGGACCCTTTCTCCCGCTAGTATGGAGATGCCCTATCAGAAGTTAAGGCCCTGCACCAATCTGACTGGCAGGCCCCTGCGAGTCGACCTGTCCTTGCACTCGGGCCACACGCAGGCCGGAATGATCCCTGGGCAGGTCCTGGCCAAGCAGGCTGTCGACAGGTGGTACAGCAAACCCGGAGTCCGCTGGATTAGGTTAAGGGAAGGCAGGATAAGAGGCAGTTTGTTTCTGCCTCCAG GGGATGGTCCTTTTCCTGGAGTGATAGACCTGTTCGGCGATGAAGGCGGTTTGACTGAATTCCGTGCCTGTCTTCTTGCAAGTCGAGGCTTTGCTGCCCTTGCTCTTCCCTACTTTGGGTTTGAGGATCTACCAAAGACCCTGGTAGATTTTCATCTAGAATATTTTGAAGAGGCTGCAGAATATTTATGGAAGCATCCTAAG GTGAAAGGCTCTGGTATTGGAGTAATAGGTTCTTCGAAAGGTGCGGATTTGGCTCTATCAATGATCACGTTTATACCAAAAGTGATGGCATCTGTTTGTATCTCTGGCTGCAATGCAAACACTTTAACTGATCTGCATTACAAAGATGTGTATCTCTCCTGTGTGACTCACAATTTAGATGAAATCATTCGTTTGGACTCAGGAGTTCTAGATCTGTCTGGTACATTTAATGACCCCAATGAAAATCAAAAGAGCATCATCCCATTAGAAAAAGCTGAAGGACACATCCTGTTTGTGGTAGGAGAAGATGACAAGATATTGAACAGCAAATTCTTCGCTGAGGAAGCGATAAAAAGACTGAATACACATGGGAAAAATAACTACAAACTCCTGAGTTACCCAGGAACTGGGCATCATATTGAACCTCCATGTTCTCCATATTGTTTTGCGGTGATTGACCGCTTCCTTGGGCATCCAGTACTGACAGGAGGAGAACCAATACAGCACTGCTACGCCCAAGAAGATTCCTGGCAAAAGATTCAAGAGTTCTTGCATTTACATTTATGA